The following are encoded in a window of Myroides oncorhynchi genomic DNA:
- the mobV gene encoding MobV family relaxase — protein MGKVAYHVEKGMDSSGGLGHHIDRTEGQEHTYPHADLSRGDMNKNYAVNKYCSMELPKAIEARIQDGYNGKRKIRTDAVRFLSHILSGTHEDMISIFADEKKKEQWVQANYEFLKEQYGAENIVRFSLHLDEKTPHIHAITIPLTKEGKLSAKEVMGNRIELQKKQTSYAQYMKPFGLERGELGSTAKHESLDEYRRRENQIGLKVDEPIELVMKKKIYGSSIDKDATIEKLIEDIKTHRVVLEDEKNKADEVYQKEERRHIKAEKQLQSSYKELKEELYDSDMENIELRKKVTAYKEIMDQLVLNPNEVANDILTRRLNLATKKIKEEIVKDVNNGESPANVDKYLRKHIPPISPLFKGSIWELLQKITKNRDEYENKLYTFLKETKEQFIKLTEEVTTKVSRGFKR, from the coding sequence ATGGGAAAAGTAGCATATCACGTCGAAAAGGGAATGGATAGTTCGGGAGGATTAGGACATCATATTGACAGAACAGAAGGACAAGAACATACCTATCCACACGCAGATTTATCTCGAGGAGATATGAATAAAAATTATGCAGTCAATAAATACTGTAGTATGGAACTACCCAAAGCCATAGAAGCACGTATCCAAGACGGCTATAATGGCAAAAGGAAGATAAGAACGGACGCCGTTCGATTTCTCTCACATATCCTTTCCGGAACTCACGAGGATATGATATCTATATTTGCTGATGAAAAGAAAAAAGAACAATGGGTACAAGCAAACTATGAATTCTTAAAAGAACAATATGGAGCAGAAAACATAGTTAGATTCTCTCTACATCTTGATGAAAAAACCCCTCACATACACGCAATCACAATTCCTTTGACAAAAGAAGGGAAGCTTTCTGCTAAAGAAGTAATGGGTAATAGAATAGAACTACAAAAAAAGCAAACAAGCTATGCTCAGTATATGAAGCCTTTTGGCTTAGAAAGAGGAGAATTAGGCTCTACAGCTAAACACGAAAGTCTTGATGAATACCGTAGAAGAGAAAATCAAATTGGTTTAAAAGTTGATGAACCTATTGAACTCGTAATGAAAAAAAAAATATATGGTTCTTCAATAGACAAAGATGCTACAATTGAAAAGCTAATAGAAGACATAAAGACACATAGAGTCGTTTTAGAGGACGAAAAAAATAAGGCTGACGAAGTATATCAAAAAGAAGAAAGAAGGCATATAAAGGCAGAAAAACAACTTCAAAGCAGTTATAAAGAACTCAAGGAAGAACTTTATGACTCAGATATGGAAAACATAGAACTAAGGAAAAAAGTTACAGCGTATAAAGAGATAATGGATCAATTAGTTTTAAACCCTAATGAAGTAGCAAATGATATCTTAACACGCAGACTAAATTTAGCAACTAAAAAAATCAAAGAAGAAATTGTAAAGGATGTAAATAATGGCGAAAGCCCTGCGAATGTAGATAAGTATTTACGTAAACACATCCCTCCAATTAGTCCACTTTTTAAAGGGTCAATATGGGAACTACTGCAAAAAATAACAAAGAATAGAGACGAATACGAAAACAAACTATACACGTTTCTAAAGGAAACTAAAGAGCAATTTATAAAGCTCACTGAAGAAGTTACAACCAAAGTATCAAGAGGTTTTAAACGTTAA